The following proteins are encoded in a genomic region of Pseudomonadota bacterium:
- the lhgO gene encoding L-2-hydroxyglutarate oxidase — LDGIRRVGPEEIRELEPYVAGLAGLHVPDTGIVDYKAATRAFAELAVERGAELRLGTRFVGASADGTDIIIETSAGPLRARLLVNCAGLHGDRVARRCGTEPGLRIVPFRGEYYELVPERRGLVRSLVYPVPDARFPFLGVHFTRMVDGGVEAGPNAVLALKREGYGRFSLSLPDVASFLFYRGFWRMARRFWREGLAEQRRSLSKRSFVAALRRLVPELSAADVRRAGAGVRAQALGPDGSLVDDFRIVEAERTIHVLNAPSPAATASIAIGEAIAGLATRRLEVC; from the coding sequence CCTCGACGGGATCCGCCGCGTCGGGCCCGAGGAGATCCGCGAGCTCGAGCCGTACGTCGCCGGCCTCGCCGGGCTGCACGTGCCGGACACGGGCATCGTGGACTACAAGGCCGCGACCCGCGCCTTCGCGGAGCTCGCGGTCGAGCGCGGCGCCGAGCTCCGCCTCGGGACGAGGTTTGTCGGCGCGTCGGCGGACGGCACGGATATCATCATCGAGACCTCGGCCGGACCGCTCCGCGCCCGCCTCCTCGTGAACTGCGCCGGGCTGCACGGCGATCGCGTCGCGCGGAGGTGCGGCACGGAACCGGGCCTGCGGATCGTGCCGTTCCGCGGCGAGTACTACGAGCTCGTGCCCGAGCGGCGCGGCCTCGTGCGAAGCCTCGTCTACCCGGTCCCGGACGCGCGCTTCCCGTTCCTCGGCGTCCATTTCACGCGGATGGTGGATGGCGGCGTGGAGGCCGGCCCGAACGCGGTGCTCGCGCTCAAGCGCGAGGGGTACGGGCGGTTCTCCCTCTCGCTCCCGGACGTCGCCTCGTTCCTCTTCTACCGCGGCTTCTGGCGCATGGCCCGGCGGTTCTGGCGCGAGGGGCTCGCGGAGCAGCGGCGCTCGCTCAGCAAGCGGTCGTTCGTCGCGGCGCTGCGGCGCCTCGTGCCCGAGCTGTCCGCCGCCGACGTGCGGCGCGCCGGGGCGGGGGTCCGCGCGCAGGCGCTCGGCCCCGACGGCTCGCTGGTCGACGACTTCCGGATCGTCGAAGCGGAGCGGACGATCCACGTGCTGAACGCGCCGTCGCCCGCCGCGACGGCGTCGATCGCCATCGGCGAGGCGATCGCGGGTCTGGCGACACGGCGACTCGAAGTGTGCTAG
- a CDS encoding tetratricopeptide repeat protein — protein sequence MSRTACGILRALALGAALLVAACGGTAPADGTTVEPGDTAAGQDEGSAKEAQYDAYMDQAGLAMAEGRMQDALDGYLAAAAIYDETDEVIVERAEAHYLAGDCAYQRMEKDVALEQYQKAVEIYLRFSGNSKIKAAVVLTNMGVIYKEKAMKDKARNCWETAIQIYKEAPKELQDSANMRKIEQNIRDLESGF from the coding sequence ATGTCGCGAACAGCTTGTGGCATCCTGCGCGCGCTCGCCCTCGGGGCCGCTCTTCTTGTCGCCGCCTGCGGCGGGACCGCGCCGGCCGACGGGACGACGGTGGAACCGGGCGACACGGCCGCCGGCCAGGACGAAGGCTCCGCCAAGGAGGCGCAGTACGACGCGTACATGGATCAGGCCGGCCTCGCCATGGCGGAGGGCCGGATGCAGGACGCCCTCGACGGGTACCTCGCGGCGGCGGCGATCTACGACGAGACCGACGAGGTCATCGTGGAGCGCGCCGAGGCGCACTACCTCGCCGGCGACTGCGCGTACCAGCGCATGGAGAAGGACGTCGCCCTCGAGCAGTACCAGAAGGCCGTCGAAATCTACCTCAGGTTCTCGGGCAACTCGAAGATCAAGGCCGCGGTGGTGTTGACCAACATGGGCGTGATCTACAAAGAGAAGGCGATGAAGGACAAGGCGCGCAACTGCTGGGAGACCGCGATCCAGATCTACAAGGAGGCGCCGAAGGAGCTCCAGGACAGCGCGAACATGCGGAAGATCGAGCAGAACATCCGCGATCTGGAGTCCGGCTTCTAG
- a CDS encoding metallophosphoesterase, whose translation MAKADRRDKIRWIICIATLAVLAGVIVLRAYVAGRATEPPPGQLPAVDPGLVPQEPRTVYPAAPRVVAIGDLHGDLAATRAALRLAGAIDASDRWIGGDLVVVQTGDHVDRGDQDREIIDLFSLLEIAAAESGGAFRPLLGNHEMMNAEGEFRYVSARGLSSFDDLVEPLLRRPDLLAFSPVHRARAAAFLPGGPVAAILARRNVVAVIGDTVFVHAGVLPQHVAYGVERINEEVRAFLRGARKELPPIMAKPVSPLWTRLYSLEAEPSAATCATLGEALAGLHVKRMVVGHTVQEGGIRSGCDGRVYRIDTGMSVAYEGGPVSALEISGDRVTPLH comes from the coding sequence ATGGCAAAAGCCGACCGCAGGGACAAGATCCGCTGGATCATCTGTATCGCGACCCTCGCCGTGCTCGCCGGCGTGATCGTCCTGCGCGCCTACGTCGCCGGGCGGGCGACCGAGCCGCCGCCGGGCCAGCTTCCGGCGGTCGACCCGGGGCTCGTCCCGCAGGAGCCGCGGACGGTGTACCCGGCCGCGCCGCGCGTCGTCGCGATAGGCGACCTGCACGGGGATCTCGCCGCGACCCGCGCCGCGCTCCGCCTCGCGGGCGCGATCGACGCGTCGGATCGGTGGATCGGCGGGGATCTCGTCGTCGTACAGACCGGGGATCACGTGGACCGCGGGGACCAGGATCGCGAGATCATCGACCTCTTCTCCCTCCTCGAGATCGCCGCCGCCGAGTCGGGCGGCGCCTTCCGCCCGCTCCTAGGAAACCACGAGATGATGAACGCCGAGGGGGAGTTCCGGTACGTCAGCGCGAGGGGGCTCTCCTCCTTCGACGACCTCGTCGAGCCCTTGCTCCGCAGGCCCGATCTCCTCGCCTTCTCGCCTGTCCACCGCGCCCGCGCCGCCGCTTTCCTGCCCGGCGGCCCGGTGGCCGCGATCCTCGCGCGCCGCAACGTCGTCGCGGTGATCGGCGACACGGTGTTCGTCCATGCGGGCGTGCTGCCGCAGCACGTCGCCTACGGCGTCGAGCGCATCAACGAGGAGGTGCGCGCCTTCCTCCGGGGCGCGCGGAAGGAGCTCCCGCCGATCATGGCGAAGCCCGTTTCGCCGCTCTGGACGCGCCTCTATTCGCTCGAGGCCGAGCCGTCCGCGGCGACCTGCGCCACCTTGGGCGAGGCGCTCGCGGGGCTCCATGTGAAGCGCATGGTCGTGGGGCACACGGTCCAGGAGGGCGGCATCAGGTCGGGCTGCGACGGCCGGGTCTACAGGATCGACACCGGCATGAGCGTGGCGTACGAAGGCGGGCCCGTCTCGGCGCTCGAGATATCCGGCGACCGCGTAACGCCGCTCCATTGA
- a CDS encoding aspartate kinase, translated as MIVMKFGGSSLEDRAAMERVVSIVASRVRQRPVVVVSAMGDTTDTLVSLLAAVERGDAPSATRIAAALGDAYRSALFSLGADGPMATARLEREIAGLERYVGGMLSLGEISPRSRDATLAFGEMATAPIVAEALRTRGVGAVAVDPREVIATDARHGAATPDEPAVRERIARVLGPLLAEGSVPVIGGFVGAARDGTTTTLGRGGSDLTASVLAAGLGAEALEFWKDVDGILTADPRIVPGARPIPRLTFREASELAFLGAGVLHPSSIQPAIDAGVPVRVLNSFCPEAPGTDIVRTPRRPAAGDAIAASIAHKRDQVLVNVHSTRMLGATGFLRRVFEVFDRLGVSVDHIATSEVNVTVTICAQPGAERLAGELSEVAAITTRRNVGVVSVVGERLANAKGAASRVLAALDGVEPRLLTYGGFGANLSVVVDDCDVEAVVRRLHDRIFGARARRKEARCG; from the coding sequence ATGATCGTGATGAAGTTCGGCGGCAGCTCCCTCGAGGATCGCGCCGCCATGGAAAGGGTCGTCTCCATCGTCGCCTCGCGGGTGCGGCAAAGGCCGGTCGTCGTGGTCTCGGCCATGGGCGACACGACCGACACGCTGGTCTCCCTGCTCGCCGCTGTCGAGCGCGGCGACGCCCCCTCCGCGACCCGGATAGCGGCCGCCCTCGGCGACGCGTACCGCAGCGCCCTCTTTTCCCTCGGCGCGGACGGTCCCATGGCGACGGCGCGGCTCGAGCGGGAGATCGCCGGCCTCGAGCGGTACGTCGGGGGCATGCTCTCCCTCGGCGAGATCAGCCCGCGCAGCCGCGACGCGACGCTCGCCTTCGGCGAGATGGCGACCGCGCCGATCGTCGCGGAGGCCCTGCGCACGCGCGGCGTCGGTGCCGTCGCGGTCGATCCGCGAGAGGTGATCGCGACCGACGCGCGGCACGGGGCGGCGACCCCGGACGAGCCCGCCGTCCGCGAGCGGATCGCGCGCGTCCTCGGGCCGCTGCTCGCCGAAGGGTCGGTCCCGGTCATCGGCGGCTTCGTCGGCGCGGCGCGCGACGGGACGACGACGACGCTCGGCCGAGGCGGCTCGGATCTCACCGCGTCCGTCCTGGCCGCCGGGCTCGGCGCCGAGGCGCTCGAGTTTTGGAAGGACGTGGACGGGATCCTGACGGCCGACCCGCGCATCGTGCCCGGCGCGCGGCCGATCCCGAGGCTCACCTTCCGCGAGGCGTCCGAGCTCGCGTTCCTCGGCGCCGGCGTGCTGCACCCGTCGTCCATCCAGCCCGCGATCGACGCCGGCGTGCCGGTGCGCGTCCTCAACTCCTTCTGCCCCGAGGCGCCCGGCACGGACATCGTCCGCACCCCGAGGCGCCCGGCGGCGGGCGACGCGATCGCCGCCTCCATCGCCCACAAGCGCGACCAGGTGCTGGTGAACGTGCACTCGACGCGGATGCTCGGCGCCACCGGGTTCCTCCGCCGCGTCTTCGAGGTGTTCGACCGGCTCGGCGTCAGCGTCGACCACATCGCGACCTCGGAGGTCAACGTCACCGTCACCATCTGCGCGCAGCCCGGCGCCGAGCGGCTCGCGGGGGAGCTCTCGGAGGTCGCCGCGATCACGACGCGCCGAAACGTGGGCGTCGTGAGTGTGGTCGGCGAACGCCTCGCGAATGCGAAGGGCGCCGCGTCCCGGGTCCTCGCCGCGCTGGACGGCGTCGAGCCCCGGCTCCTGACCTACGGCGGCTTCGGCGCCAACCTGAGCGTCGTCGTCGACGACTGCGACGTCGAGGCCGTCGTGCGGCGACTGCACGACCGTATCTTCGGCGCCCGGGCGCGCAGGAAGGAGGCCCGCTGTGGATGA
- the lysA gene encoding diaminopimelate decarboxylase: MDELRRDASGILCLEGVPLDEIADRYGTPVYAYGRAAIAAAYRDADAAFEGRPHTICYAVKANPNGAVLRALAELGAGADIVSGGELYRALRAGIPPERIVFSGVGKSRREMAEALRAGILMFNVETFTELEALDETARAAGTRAPVALRVNPDVDARTHPYVATGLRSSKFGIRHDRVLEGYERARRLPNVDVIGISCHVGSQLVSLGPFTEAARHVGALTRELVSAGFDLRVVDLGGGLGIRYDEETPPAAAEYGRAVSEALGGVDACIVVEPGRSIVGNAGVLLTRALYTKKADDARFAVVDAGMNDLLRPSLYGSFHGIEHVAAIEREAETTDVVGPICETGDFLAKKRTMTRVVAGDLLAVLGAGAYGFAMASTYNSRPLAAEVMVRDGRHRLVRERGTYEDLVRGEVLAEI, translated from the coding sequence GTGGATGAGCTCAGGAGGGACGCGAGCGGGATCCTCTGCCTCGAGGGCGTCCCCCTCGACGAGATCGCGGATCGCTACGGCACGCCGGTCTACGCGTACGGCCGGGCCGCGATCGCCGCGGCCTACCGCGACGCGGACGCGGCGTTCGAGGGGAGGCCGCACACGATCTGCTACGCGGTCAAGGCGAACCCCAACGGCGCGGTCCTGCGCGCGCTCGCGGAGCTCGGCGCGGGCGCGGACATCGTCTCCGGCGGAGAGCTCTACCGGGCGCTCCGGGCCGGCATCCCGCCTGAAAGGATCGTCTTTTCCGGAGTCGGCAAGAGCCGCCGCGAGATGGCCGAGGCGCTCCGGGCCGGCATCCTCATGTTCAACGTCGAGACCTTCACCGAGCTCGAGGCGCTCGACGAGACGGCGCGCGCGGCAGGGACGAGGGCGCCGGTCGCCCTGCGCGTGAACCCGGACGTCGACGCCCGCACGCACCCGTACGTCGCCACCGGGCTGCGATCCAGCAAGTTCGGCATCCGCCACGACCGGGTGCTCGAGGGTTACGAGCGCGCCCGCAGGCTCCCGAACGTCGACGTGATCGGGATCTCGTGCCACGTCGGCTCACAGCTCGTCTCGCTGGGGCCGTTCACGGAGGCGGCCCGCCACGTGGGGGCCCTCACCCGCGAGCTCGTCTCGGCCGGGTTCGACCTGCGCGTCGTCGACCTCGGCGGCGGCCTCGGCATCCGCTACGACGAGGAGACGCCGCCCGCGGCGGCCGAGTACGGGCGCGCGGTGAGCGAGGCGCTCGGTGGTGTCGACGCCTGCATCGTCGTCGAGCCGGGGCGCAGCATCGTGGGCAACGCCGGCGTCCTCCTGACCCGCGCCCTCTACACGAAGAAGGCGGACGACGCGCGCTTCGCGGTGGTGGACGCGGGGATGAACGATCTCCTCCGCCCGAGCCTGTACGGCTCCTTCCACGGCATCGAGCACGTCGCCGCGATCGAGCGCGAGGCAGAGACCACGGACGTCGTGGGCCCGATCTGCGAGACCGGCGACTTCCTCGCGAAGAAGCGGACAATGACGCGCGTCGTGGCCGGGGATCTGCTCGCCGTGCTCGGCGCCGGTGCGTACGGCTTCGCCATGGCGTCCACGTACAACTCGCGGCCGCTCGCCGCGGAGGTCATGGTGCGCGACGGCCGGCATCGCCTCGTCCGCGAGCGCGGCACCTACGAGGATCTCGTGCGCGGCGAGGTGCTGGCGGAGATCTGA